Within the Thalassoglobus sp. JC818 genome, the region AAATCTTGTAACCGAAGAGTTCTCAAGTTCGGGCGTGCAAAACGCGTTGTCTGACTTTCGATATCCATTCCGCAACCGACCTCAAACGGAACACCACTCGATGTCACGAATTGAACTCCTGAAGCGTGCCGGAAAACTCTTAGCCACTCGAACTCTGGCGCTCCTTGTTCTATGCACTCCAGCGTATTCCGCTGAGCCTGCAGTCGCCGACGCGGAACCTCAACCGCTCATCGTTGCCGATGTCGTCTATGGCCACAAAGATGGTCTCGCGATGACTTTCGACATCTTCCGCCCGGATTCCAAAACGACCGGGAAACCCGCGAACGGTGCGGCGATCGCCTTCATGGTGAGTGGCGGATGGTACTCGAAGTGGGCTCCGCCGCAGCAGGCACAAGCATTCTTCCAACCCTATCTGAACGAAGGCTACACTGTGTTCGCCGTGCGTCATGGCAGCAGCCCGGTTTACGGAATTCCCGACGCTGTCTCAGATGTTCGACGGGCGATCCGTTTCATTCGGCTGAATTCTTACGATTACGGAATCGATCCTGATCGACTCGGAGTTATGGGAATGAGCGCCGGCGGACATCTTTCGCTCATGTTGGCAACGACGGGAGATGATGGAGATCCCGCGGCAGTCGACCCTGTTCTGCGAACCGGAAATCGCGTCGCTGCTGTCGCTGCACTTGTTCCTCCATCGGACCTTCGCGTGGCTGTCTGGGAAGCAGAAGAATCGCTGCCCGCTTACCGAAACTTTCCTGCGCTTGATTTGAGCGTTGAAGAGGCTGCCAAGTATTCGCCGCTGCTGTTCGTAACCGCAGATGATGCTCCAGCCCTGATCATCTCCGGAACACTCGACGATCTCGTTCCGCCCCGACACGGTGAATGGATCGCTGCCGAATACGAAAAGAACGGACTCGACCATCAGTTGCTGCTGCTGGAAGCCAATCACGGTTTAAATGGCAAGCAAGGAGAAGCCTTCCAAGCTGTCATCGATTGGTTTAACGAACACCTTCTCGACTCCGAATTGGAATCAGGCAGCCAATAACTCCTGAGTCGAACGTTGCGAGTGCAGAATCACTGCGAAGCCTCGCCTACAGCACACCTTTGGAAGATGGAACTCCGGTCTGTCGAGGATCGATAGTTACAGCAGTCCGCAGTGCTCGAGCTGTCGCTTTGAAGAAGCCTTCTGCGATGTGGTGGCTGTTCTTGCCGTGATGAAGTACGAGATGCAAATTCATTAGCGCGTTGGCCGCCACAGCTTGCCAGAAGACTTCAACGAGCTGCGAATCAAAGGTCCCGATCTTTTCCGTTGGAATCTCATAGCTGTCGACAAACCAGTATCGACCGCTTAAATCGAGAGCGGAAGTCACCAGCGTCTCTTCCATAGGAAGCGTCATCGACCCGTAGCGTGTGATTCCCTGCTTGTCTCCGACAGCCTGTCGAATTGCCTGTCCCAAGCAGATCCCCGTGTCTTCCACTGTGTGATGATCATCGACGTCGGTATCACCCACAGCTTTGACTGTGAGGTCGAACAATCCGTGCTTGGTGAAGAGTTCAAGCATATGGTTGAAGAACCCGACACCGGTATCAATCGACGCCTTCCCTGAGCCATCGAGATCAAGTGACAGCTCGATCTGCGTCTCACCAGTGGTTCGTTGAATCGTTGCTGTGCGTTGAGACATGCCGTTTTCCGAGTGTGTGTTCTTCAATTCAGTCGTCAGTGATTCGTAACGACAACCGCAGCCTTCGAACAACGTTGCAAGTGCCGGCGATTGTGGACGAATCACGATAATGCGATCGACAAGTATGGCGATCCGGGAGATTTCGTCGACTGCTCCTGAAAGAAACCTATCGAATTCCTCACGATCAGCAAATGCACTGACCAAACGAATCGTTGGAATCGGAAATGACTTTCATTGGGATGAGATCATCTTTACCCCATCAGCACGAAAACAGCTTACTGATGCACTTTCTCTGGTGCCGTCGAGAGGATGTTGAGTTGCCCGCAGCTCCCGTTCGGACAGCGGTAGAGTGTCGGCGCAATCATGTCTTCGTCGGAAAGCTCCGTTTGGCAATAGACACACGCATTCTCCGGGCCGTCTTCTGCGTCGTCATGTCCATAGCTGTATTGAATTGATTGAGAACTGAGCTCTTCCTTCGCAGCTCGTTCTTTGGCTGTCGCGATCCGCAATTCGCCAGCTCGCTCTTCAAGCTGAGCGTCGTTCTCATCAAGCATCCAGCACAAGATCATCCCGATGAAAAATCCACTCAGGTGACACATCCATCCCACACCCGGTTCGGATGGATCGCTCGTGAAGTGCCCCCAATACTGCATTCCCAACCAGAAGGCCCCGAACAGCCACGCAGGCATCGTGAAAACAAACCCTCGAATCACAAAGAAAAAGAGCATCTTGAATTTCGTCGCCATGCCGAATTTGAATAGGTACGCACCAAACAAACCCGAAATCGCTCCACTCGCGCCAATGCACGGAATCTCAGACGAAAAGTCCAGCGACGCTTGAGCGACGCCCGAAAGAAGCCCGGAGCCGATGTAGAGCGGGGCAAATCGAAACCATCCCAAGGAAGCCTCAAGCGACCACATCAGCGTCCACATGAAAATCATGTTGCCCAGAAAATGCATGAACCCGCCATGAATGAACATGGAGGTAAACAGGCCAACCACTTTTCCATCTGCCAGATCGGTCGGGACGCATCCCCAGTCGTTAAAAAACTGGACAGTCGTCCGCATGGTTTGGTCATCAACGCCCATCCGAGCCGTGTAGATCCAAACGTAAGCGTTGAGCAC harbors:
- a CDS encoding prolyl oligopeptidase family serine peptidase — protein: MSRIELLKRAGKLLATRTLALLVLCTPAYSAEPAVADAEPQPLIVADVVYGHKDGLAMTFDIFRPDSKTTGKPANGAAIAFMVSGGWYSKWAPPQQAQAFFQPYLNEGYTVFAVRHGSSPVYGIPDAVSDVRRAIRFIRLNSYDYGIDPDRLGVMGMSAGGHLSLMLATTGDDGDPAAVDPVLRTGNRVAAVAALVPPSDLRVAVWEAEESLPAYRNFPALDLSVEEAAKYSPLLFVTADDAPALIISGTLDDLVPPRHGEWIAAEYEKNGLDHQLLLLEANHGLNGKQGEAFQAVIDWFNEHLLDSELESGSQ
- the hisB gene encoding imidazoleglycerol-phosphate dehydratase HisB, with amino-acid sequence MSQRTATIQRTTGETQIELSLDLDGSGKASIDTGVGFFNHMLELFTKHGLFDLTVKAVGDTDVDDHHTVEDTGICLGQAIRQAVGDKQGITRYGSMTLPMEETLVTSALDLSGRYWFVDSYEIPTEKIGTFDSQLVEVFWQAVAANALMNLHLVLHHGKNSHHIAEGFFKATARALRTAVTIDPRQTGVPSSKGVL
- a CDS encoding rhomboid family intramembrane serine protease; translation: MLIPLSDNVDKEHLPITGFALIVLNAYVWIYTARMGVDDQTMRTTVQFFNDWGCVPTDLADGKVVGLFTSMFIHGGFMHFLGNMIFMWTLMWSLEASLGWFRFAPLYIGSGLLSGVAQASLDFSSEIPCIGASGAISGLFGAYLFKFGMATKFKMLFFFVIRGFVFTMPAWLFGAFWLGMQYWGHFTSDPSEPGVGWMCHLSGFFIGMILCWMLDENDAQLEERAGELRIATAKERAAKEELSSQSIQYSYGHDDAEDGPENACVYCQTELSDEDMIAPTLYRCPNGSCGQLNILSTAPEKVHQ